One Leopardus geoffroyi isolate Oge1 chromosome B1, O.geoffroyi_Oge1_pat1.0, whole genome shotgun sequence DNA window includes the following coding sequences:
- the LOC123595754 gene encoding placenta-specific gene 8 protein-like isoform X1, producing MLLPPLSRPAPALPLALLQGGPSCPPVQGSALRNLALKMNPVVSQPGYGTGGVMHSDWQSGVFDCCDDLGICLCGTFFPLCLSCQIASDMNECCLCGASVAMRTLYRTRYGIPGSICSDFLWLGCFPHCTLCQLKRDIEKRKAMNAF from the exons atgctcctcccacccctctcacGACCGGCTCCTGCTCTTCCTTTGGCTCTGCTTCAGGGAGGCCCTTCCTGCCCCCCTGTCCAAG GCAGTGCCCTTCGGAACTTAGCCTTAAAAATGAATCCCGTTGTTTCACAGCCAGGATATGGGACCGGGGGTGTGATGCATAGTGACTGGCAATCTGGCGTATTTGACTGCTGTGATGACCTGGGGATTT GCCTCTGTGGGACCTTCTTTCCCCTATGCCTTTCCTGTCAGATCGCCTCTGACATGAACGAATGCTGTCTGTGCGGAGCGAGTGTCGCCATGAGGACCTTGTATCGGACGCGATATGGCATCCCG GGATCTATTTGCAGTGATTTCCTATGGCTGGGATGTTTCCCTCATTGCACCCTTTGCCAACTCAAGCGAGatattgagaaaagaaaagcaatgaatgCTTTCTAA
- the LOC123595754 gene encoding placenta-specific gene 8 protein-like isoform X2 → MNPVVSQPGYGTGGVMHSDWQSGVFDCCDDLGICLCGTFFPLCLSCQIASDMNECCLCGASVAMRTLYRTRYGIPGSICSDFLWLGCFPHCTLCQLKRDIEKRKAMNAF, encoded by the exons ATGAATCCCGTTGTTTCACAGCCAGGATATGGGACCGGGGGTGTGATGCATAGTGACTGGCAATCTGGCGTATTTGACTGCTGTGATGACCTGGGGATTT GCCTCTGTGGGACCTTCTTTCCCCTATGCCTTTCCTGTCAGATCGCCTCTGACATGAACGAATGCTGTCTGTGCGGAGCGAGTGTCGCCATGAGGACCTTGTATCGGACGCGATATGGCATCCCG GGATCTATTTGCAGTGATTTCCTATGGCTGGGATGTTTCCCTCATTGCACCCTTTGCCAACTCAAGCGAGatattgagaaaagaaaagcaatgaatgCTTTCTAA